The region GACTTGCCCACGTTCGGACGGCCGACGAGGGCGATCTTGATGCCGCGGTCGGTCTTTTCCAGCTCTTCAGGCTCGTCCGGACGCTGCGCGAACGCCAGGTCCAGCATCACTTCGACGAGGTCGTTGACGCCGTCACCGTGCGCCGACGAGATCGCATACGGATCGCCCATGCCCAATTCATAGAATTCGGACACGACGGCCGTGTAGCGCATACCTTCGCTTTTGTTGACCACCAGCAAGACCGGGCGACCGCTCTTGCGCAGGAAGTCGACGATGGTCTTGTCATGCGGGGTCAGGCCTTGACGGCCGTCCACGATGAATACCACCACGTCGGCCTCGGCCACGGCCTGCTTGGTCTGCAGTGCCATCTGGTGCATGATGCCTTCCTTGGCGACGGGTTCGAAACCACCCGTATCGATGACCAGGAAGGGACGTTCGCCGACACGGCCTTCGCCATAGTGACGATCGCGCGTCAACCCAGGCAAATCCGCCACCAGCGCATCGCGCGAGCGGGTCAGACGATTGAATAAAGTCGATTTCCCAACGTTGGGTCGACCTACTAGTGCAATTACCGGCTTCATTGTATTACTCGACCGCGAGAGCGGTCACTGTCCCTGATTGGGTTTGAAAAATCAAATTCGAACCGGCAACAACGGGAGCCGAAACAATCGGGCTACCGTCGGTGCTGACACGACCTATTAATGCGCCATCTTCCCGTGACAGGAAGTGGATGTAACCTTGATAGTCGCCGACGGCGACGCTGCGGCCGTAAGAGGCCGGCGTCGACAGGCGGCGGCGCGCCAGCGCCTCGTTCTTCCACGCGCTCTGGCCGCCTTCGCGGCTGAACGCCACGACAGCGCCCTGAGCGTCGGCAACAAACACGAAACGCTGGTCGACGGCCACGCCCACATCGGACGAGATCGGCTTGGTCCAGCGCGGCACGCCCGTGGCGGCATCGAAGCAGCCCGCCTTGCCCTGGTACGTCACGGCGCATACTTCGCCTTCGAACACCACCGGTGCGCCGGCGATGTCGGAGACGCGCTCCAGTTCGGTGGCGCCGCGCGGTTCGCTGACGACGATCTCCCAGCGTACCACACCGGTGGCCGCCGTCAGCGCCAGCAGCTTGCCGCCCGGCTGGGCCACGTAGATGTTGGCGCCGCCCATTACCATGCCCGGCGCATTGCGCAGGGTCAGTGCCGGCGTGGCGCGCTGCACCGTCCACTTGCGTTCGCCCGTCTTGGCGTCGAAGCCGACGATGCGGTTGTCGACGCTGCGCACGACGACCACGCCCTGCCCCACGACGGGCGCCGTCAATACCTCGCTGGACGCCTGCGCTTTCCACAGTTGCTTGCCATCGGCGTCGAACGCCAGCACGGCGCCCTTGGCGGCGCCCACTGCGACGACCGCGCCATCGCTGCCGGCGCTCGACGTGATGTCGCTGCCGGCCTTGATGCGCCACGTCTCACGGCCGCTGGCCGCATCCAGGCGCGCCAGCGCACCATCGGCATTGACCACGTACAGGCTGCTGCCGGCCAGCGCAGGCGTAAACGCGTACACGCCGGCCTTGCCGATCGAATACTTCCACGCGTCGCGCACGGCGATGCTCGATTTTAACTCGACCAGCTTGGCCGGTTCGACTTTCGGATCTTTCGAGGCGAACGGGTTCCAGGACGAGCAACCGGCCATCAGGGCCAACAGACTTGCAGCTACCAGCTTTTCAGTGACACGCATAAGTGTTATCCAACCTTTTTCTTGTACTTGTAAGGGCAAGGCAGGCGACGCACAACGCCGCGCTGCACAACCATCAGTGTTCCTGTCAGGCGGCAGCCTTGTCAGCCTTGGCCTTGTCTTCCGGTACCGTACCGCCGATGGCTTCCAGCTTGACCTGGATCAGCTGACGGCCTGGATTGTTCTTGTCCGTCGCGGCTATCGCGGCCAGGTAAGCCGTGCGCGCATCGGCCAGCTTGTTTTGCGCCACCAGGATGTCGCCCTTGCGGTCGGCCACGGCGCCGGCAAATTGCGCCACGGAAGCCGTCGCCAGCACTTTCAGCGCTTCATCGTAGGCTTTTTCATCCAGCAGCACGCCTGCCAGGCGCAGCTTGGCGATGGCCTTGTACTCTTCCGTGCCATGCTCGGCCACCCATTGCAACTGGGTCTTGGCCGTTTTCAGGTCATTCGCGTCGAACGCCACCTTGGCAGCGGACAGGGCGCTCATCTGCGCATATGCCGTGCCGCCGAAACGCGACTGCATGTCGCCGGCCGCGCGCATCACCTTGGCCGTGTCCTTGGCGGCGATGGCGTTTTGCAGTTCGTCGTACAGCTGGCCCGCTTGCGCAGCCTGCGTGCGCTGGTAGTACTGCCAGCCAGCCCAGCCGCTGTAGCCTGCCAGCGCCACGATCAGGACCCAGGAGGTCAGATTGCCATTGCGCTGCCACCAGGCCTTGAGGGTTGCCAGTTGTTCTTGTTCTTCGTGATCGTATGCCATGGGTCGTCAGTTTTAATGAGTAGTTGATCGAGGGTAGAACGGTCTTGCTGCAAATCAGTGGTGGTGATGCACGTGGCCGCCAGGACCGTGGTCATGGCCGCAATCGTGGTCGCCGATGATCTGATCCACCACGTAGTCGACGACGTCGTCGAACGGCACCGTGTTCTGCTGCGCGCCGGCATCGGCTTCGCGCATGGCTTTCACCGTCGCGACATTGTTGGCGATTTCATCGTCGCCCATGATCACGGCAAACGCCGCACCGCTGGCGTCGGCCTTTTTCATTTGCGTCTTGAAGCTGCCGCCACCGTTGCTCGCTGCGCAATGTAGCACAACGTCCAGGCCCGCATCGCGAATCCGCTCCGCCAGCACGAACGCTTGCAAGCCTGCCTGCTCGCCCTGATGCACCAGATACACGTCGCACTGGGCTGGCTGTTCCGGCTCGGCCGCATCCTTCATCAGCAGCACCAGGCGTTCGACGCCCATGCCGAAACCGACGGCGGGCGTCGATTTGCCGCCGAACATTTCCACCATGCCGTCATAGCGGCCACCGGCGCAGACCGTGCCTTGCGCGCCCAGCTTGTCGCTGACCCACTCGAACACCGTGCGGTTGTAGTAATCGAGGCCGCGCACCAGGCGTGGATTGATGACGAATGGAATATTGTTGTGGTTCAGAATCTTCTGCACGCCGTGGAAGTGGGCCAGCGATTCCTCGCCCAGGTAGTCCAGCAGCTTCGGCGCGCCATTGACCAGATCCTGCATGGCAGGGTTCTTGGTGTCGAGAATGCGCAGCGGATTGCTGTGCAGGCGGCGCTTGGCTTCTTCGTCAAGCAGCTCGCTGTGGCTTTCCAGGTAGGCGATCAGGTCGGCGCGGTGGCGCAGGCGCTCGGCCGCGTCGCCGATCGAGTTCAGTTCCAGGCGGATGCCTTCCAGGCCCAGATCATCCCACAGGCGGCGGGTCATCATGATCAGCTCGGCGTCGATATCCGGGCCCGTGAAGCCGATGGCTTCCGCACCGAACTGGTGGAACTGGCGGTAGCGGCCTTTTTGCGGGCGCTCGTGGCGGAACATCTGGCCTTTGTACCACAGGCGTTTCGGGCCTTCGTAGACGAGGTTGTGCTCGACCACGGCGCGCACCACGCCGGCCGTGCCTTCAGGACGCAGGGTCAGGTTGTCGCCGTTCATCGAATCGGTGAACGAATACATTTCCTTTTCCACGATATCGGTCACGGCGCCGATGGCGCGCGCGAACAATTTCGTTTCTTCCACGATCGGCGTGCGGATCTGCTGGAAGCCATAGCTTTGCAGCACGGATTGCGCCGTGTTTTCAAACAATTCCCACAGCGGAGCGTCGGCCGGCAGGATATCGTTCATGCCTTTGACGGCGGTGATCTTGTCGAGCTTTTTATTTTCGGACATAGTGTTCTTCTTTACTTTTTTATCGGATCAGGCTCAGACGGCAGCCGTGTTTCCATAGTGACTCTGTACATACTTCAAGACGATGTCCTGGAATTCCTCGACGATGCGTTCGCCGCGCAGGGTGACGACTTTTTCGCCGTCGACAAACACGGGCGCGGCCGGCGACTCGCCCGTGCCGGGCAGGCTGATGCCGATGTTCGCATGCTTCGATTCGCCGGGACCGTTGACGATGCAGCCCATGACGGCCACGTTCATCGCTTCCACGCCCGGATACGATTTCTTCCATTCCGGCATCTGCTCGCGCAGATACGTCTGGATGTTGTCGGCCAGCTCCTGGAAGGTGGTCGACGTCGTGCGGCCGCAACCTGGGCAAGCGATGACCATGGGCGCGAACTTGCGCAAGCCCATGGTTTGCAAAATTTCCTGGCCGACGATCACTTCGCGCGTGCGGTCGCCGCCCGGTTCGGGCGTGAGCGAAATGCGGATGGTGTCGCCGATGCCCTCTTGCAGCAGCACGGCCAGCGCCGCGGTGGACGCCACGATGCCCTTGCTGCCCATGCCCGCTTCCGTCAGGCCCAGGTGTAGCGGATAGTCGCAGCGCTGCGCCAGTTCGCGGTACACGGCGATCAGATCTTGCACGCCCGAGACCTTGCACGACAGGATGATCTTGTCGCGCGCCAGGCCCAGCTCTTCGGCGCGCACGGCGTTTTCAATCGCCGACGTCACCAGCGCTTCGTACATGACGGCTTGCGCCGGCCACGGTTCGACGCGGCCCGCGTTTTCATCCATGATGCGCGCGAGTAACGCTTGATCGAGGCTGCCCCAGTTCACGCCGATGCGCACCGGCTTGTCGTAGCGGCAAGCCGCTTCGATCATTTGCGCAAATTGCGTGTCGCGCTTGGCGCCCTTGCCCACGTTGCCGGGATTGATGCGGTACTTCGACAGCGCGCGCGCGCAATCGGGGTAGTCGTTGAGCAGGGTATGGCCGTTATAGTGAAAATCGCCCACCAGCGGCACGTCGATGTCCATCTTGTCGAGCTGCTCGCGGATGTACGGGACGGCCGCGGCCGCTTCCGGACGGTCCACCGTCAGGCGCACCAGTTCCGAACCGGCACGCGCCAGTTCCTTGATCTGGATCGCCGTGCCGATGGCGTCGGCCGTATCCGTGTTTGTCATCGACTGCACCACCACGGGGGCGTCGCCGCCCACCCAGATCTGGCGCTGGCCGTGCGCGATCAGCACCTTGCGGCTGTCGCGCCGGCCGGATGGACCGGAGCCGATCGCTGTTTTCGAGGTAGCCATAATATTATCTTCTGAGTTTGCTTGAACGGTTACTGCAATTATTTGATGCTGACGCGCGAGATCGTGCCGCCGGCAACGGTCGGCAGCTCCAGCTTGGCGCCGCGCAAGGTTGCCTGCACCACACCTGGCTTACCCACCACCAGGGTGGCCGGTCCCGTGATATCGAACGTTTCCGTGCTGCCCGCCTTGACCATGCGCGAAATCAGCGGCGCGCTGCCAGGGCGGCGGATTTCCACCCAGGAATCCTGCTCCACCTTCAGCACCAGCGCATTCGCGCCCACGGCAGCGGTGGTAGTAGCGGTAGCCGCAGGCGGCGTGACGACAGCCGTCGCCGGGGCTGGCACGGCCGCTGGCGGCACTTCGGCAGCGGCCGGCGCCGAAGCGGTGGTGGCAGGTGCGCCCGTCTGCGTATCGTTGCCTGGTGGCGGCGGCACGGAAATCAGCGGCACGGACGGCGACTGCACCGGCGTCAAGTCCTGGCCCGGCTTGATCAGGGTCGTTTCCACGGGGCCCACTTCCGCATGCGCCGTTTCTTTCCCGGCCTGCGAGGACAGCAGGCTGGCCGGCACGTAACCGAGTTTATAGGCGCCAAAGGCGGCCGACACGACGACGGCCACGGCGCCGGCGATCCAGAGCGGAGTCTGGTTCGACGAGCGCTGCGTCATCGACGGGAAGCGCGATTCGGAAAACGTGGCGGAAATTTCACGCCGCACGGGCGCGGCCGGGTCTTGCGCCGGCGCCGGATGGACTTCGATCATGGCCACCAGCGGCGCCGCGTCGAGACGCACCACCTTGGCGTAGGCGCGCACGAATCCGCGCACCACGGCCACGTTCGGCAAAGCCGCCATGTCGCCCTCTTCCAGCGCGATCACCTGGCGCGGCGCCAGCTTGAGCTGGTCGGCCACCTGCTCCACCGGCCAGCCCAGCGCTTCGCGCTGCGCCTTCAACTGTGCGCCTGCCAACGCAAGATTGCCCTGGGGCTGCTGCTGAGGCGTTTCTGCCCACTCTGAATTCATTGGTATCCCTGTCTCACTCATCAAACGCCCCATTTTGATAAGCAGCATATTCGGGGGAGCCGGAATGGTGGTTGCGCAAATGCGCCCCCAGGCCAGCTTCCGCACCCGCATCCCCGAGCTTATGCTGCACCTTGATCCCGAGCCACAGCACATCGGCCGTCTGGCTCTCCATTGTCGCCGCTTTACCGAGCCGCTCAAGATAATGAGCCGCTTGCCGGTAGTCTTGCTGTTCGTAATACACGCGCACCAGACCGGCATAAGTGATTGCCGCGCCAGGTGCGATGCGCTCCGCCTTGAGCCAGTAGCCGGCGGCGCGCGGGTAATCTTTCATGACCAGGCTGCATGCGGCCGCATTATGCAGCGCCAGTTCAGGCGTGCCATAGGCGGCATCTTGCAATGCGGCATCAAAATACGCCAGCGACTGCGCCGCGCGCCCGGTCTGGCACAGAAACAGGCCATAATTATTGCTCAACTCGGGATTGTGGGGCGCAAGGCGCAATGCGTAAAGAAAATCTTTTTCAGCAGCGGCAGGCTGGCGCAAGGCAGCAAAAATCAGGGCGCGCATGCCGCGCACCTGGGCGTTGCCCGGCAGTAGCTGCACCGCCTGATCCGCTTCTGTCAACGCCACCGCAAACTGGTCTTGCATATAATAGGCGCTGGCCAGCTGCAAGCGCAAGGCGGCGCGCTGCTCGACCGATGCGGCTTGCTGCTTGTCCGCGGTGGAAGCACAGCCGGCCAGCAGCACGCCCAGGCTGACAATAGCCGCGGCAAGTACCCCAGGATAAGCCATGCGTCCCCGCATCAGGAGCGGATCTCCACGATCTTGCCGAAATTGGCGCCAAATTTCTGTTGATACTCAGTCATCTTTTCCATGCGCTCCTGTACCCGGGTGCGGTCCTTGACTTCGCCGGCCAGCTGGCCGCAGGCCGCATCGATATCGTCGCCGCGCGTCTTGCGCACGGTGGTGATGATGCCGCCATCCATGAGGACTTGGGCAAAGGCCTTGATGCGCGGGTTTTTCGAGCGGAACAGGCCCGACTCGGGGAAGGGGTTGAACGGAATCAGGTTGAACTTGCAGTTCACGCCAAACTCGCGGTCTTGCACCAGCGCCAGCAGTTCGCGCGCGTGCTCGTCGCTGTCGTTGACGCCGTCGAGCATGCAGTATTCAAACGTGATGAAATCGCGCGGAGCGAATTCCAGGTAGCGCTTGCAGGCCGCCATCAATTCCTTCAGCGGGTATTTCTTGTTCAGTGGAATCAAACCGTCGCGCAAGGCGTCGTTCGAAGCGTGCAGCGAGACGGCCAGGGCCACCGGCACTTCCTGCGACAGCTTGTCCATCATCGGCACCACGCCCGAGGTCGACAGGGTCACGCGGCGGCGCGACAAGCCGTAGGCGTTGTCGTCGAGCATCAATTTCAGGGCCGTGACGGTCGGCTCAAAGTTCAGCAGGGGCTCGCCCATGCCCATCATCACCACGTTGGTGATCTGGCGCTCGCCTTTCGGGCCAGGCTCGATGCCCTTGGTACGGCGCAATTCGAATTCCGCCATCCACAGCTGGCCGATGATTTCGCCGACACTGAGGTTGCGGTTGAAGCCTTGCTTGCCCGTCGAGCAAAAACGGCAGTTCACGGCGCAGCCGGCCTGGGTCGAGATGCACAGGGTGCCGCGGTTTTCTTCCGGAATGAACACGGTTTCCACGGCATTGCCATTACCCACGTCGACCAGCCACTTGCGCGTGCCATCCGTCGACGTATGGTCGCTGATGATGGCCGGGGCGCGCACTTCGGCGCGCGTGGCCAGCTTGTCGCGCAGCGACTTGGCCAGGTCCGTCATGGCGTCGAAGTCGGAGGCGCCGAACTGGTGTATCCAGCGTTGCAATTGTTTCGCACGAAACGGTTTCTCTCCCAACTCGGCGCAATAGGCGATGAGTTGCGCGGGATCGAGGTCCAGCAAGTTGGTGAGGGTCGTCGTATTCATGATCTTGTCTATTCTAAAAATCCGTCCCCGCGCGCATCGGGAGCGAAAACTCCACAGCGCAGCGGGAACAGGGGGTGATAAGTTATTTCACAGATAACGCCAGGAAATAACGTTATCTAAGGCAATTAAGCCTTCAGTTCTGGGAAGAAGTAAGCGATTTCCACTTTAGCAGCTTCGACAGCGTCGGAACCGTGTACGGCGTTAGCGTCGATCGAATCGGCGAAATCGGCGCGGATCGTGCCTTTTTCTGCTTTCTTCGGATCGGTCGCGCCCATCAGGTCACGGTGGGCCAGAACGGCGTTTTCGCCTTCCAGGGCTTGAATCATGACTGGACCGGAAACCATGAAGTCGACCAGATCTTTGAAGAAGCCGCGTTCTTTGTGCGCTGCGTAGAAGCCTTCAGCTTGTTCGCGCGACAGTTGGGTCATGCGTGCTGCAACGATTTTCAGGCCAGCGTTTTCAAAACGCGAGTAGATTTGACCGATTACGTTTTTTGCAACTGCGTCTGGTTTGATGATCGACAGGGTGCGTTCGATTGCCATGTGTGAAAACTCCAATAAAAAGTAAGGTTTAAAACGGTAAATTGAGAACTCAATCAACCTTTGATTTTACCATACTCCACCCCATATCACCCAGAGAGGCAGGGGGCATCTTGCCGCCCCACCCCCGTTTAATGAAATCTTAAGCTGCTTTTTTGGCAAATTCCGGCCCTCATGCTATCCTTGGGTAAAGCAGTAATTTGAATTGACAACACGGAGGCACTATGAATCAGAACATGCAACGCACCTTTGACCTGTCGGGGGGCATGCAGCAAGTCCGCCATCAGGTCTTGCGCAACACTTACTGGCTGCTGGCGCTGTCCATGATCCCGACCGTGCTGGGCGCCTTCATCGGCGTGCAAATGCATTTGCCGATGCTGACCGGCGGCATGGGTTTCATCATCTTCATGGTCGTCGCTTTCGGCTTCATGTACGCGATTGAAAAAACCAAGAACTCGGGCCTCGGCGTCGCCGTCCTGCTGGGCTTTACCTTCTTCATGGGCCTGATGCTCACGCCTATCCTGACGCGTACGCTCGGCTACTCGAACGGCGGCATGCTGATCATGACGGCATTCGGCGGCACGGCCACCATCCTGGCCGTGATGGCAACCATCGCCACGGTCTCGAAGCGCGACTTCTCGGCCATGGGCAAATGGCTGTTCGCCGGCGTGATCGTGCTGATCCTGGCGTCGGTGGCGAATATTTTCCTGGGCCTGTCGGCACTGTCGATCGTGATCTCCATGGTCGCCATCGCCATCTTCTCGGCCTACATCCTGTATGACGTGCAGCAAATCATCAACGGCGGCGAGACCAACTACATCTCGGCCACCCTGCGCATCTACCTGGACGTGTACAACATCTTCACCAGCCTGTTGTCCCTGCTCGGCTTCGCCGGCGGCAGCCGCGACTAAGCATTGCGCTTAAACAAAAAGCCGACCCTCGGGTCGGCTTTTTTACGTCTGTCGCATCTACTTGATTCTCTCCGCCACTTCCAGCAGGCAGGCGCGGGCGCGGTCCAGGGTCGGGTTGCCGCGCTGGGCCGCGTAGACGGCGTAGGCGGAATGCGAGAATTCGGGCGCGTCGCGCACGCGGTGCAGCAAACCCGCATCGAGATAGGGTTGCGCGCTGCCGATGCGGAAATAGCTGGCGCCACCCACGTCCAACAGGTAGACGAGGGCCAGCGGCCCCAGCGAGATCGACACGGGCGGACTGCTCAGTTCCGGATACGCTGCCTGGTGGTTCGCGGCAAACGCCGGCCCCCAATCCACGTACACATAGGCATCGGCATGCATCTGCCCGTCATCGCGCGTGGTCACCATCACGAGCTTTTCCTCGGCCAGCAATTCGCTGGCCAGGCCCGGGCGCTGCGGCGGGTTGTACAGCACGGCCAGGTCGAGCGAGCCGTCATGCACGGCGTCGAGCAGACGCGCGGAACTGTCGACTTCCGCGCGCAGGGCGATCTCGGGGCAATCGCGCGCCATGCGGATCAGCCAGTCGCCCAGCAGCGGCTGCCACAAGCTCAGTTCGCAGCCGATGCTGATGGCGTCATCGCGCCCCGGCGGCAAGGCCACCTGGTGGCGCGCCCGCTCCCACACCTGCACCATGGTGGCCGCATGGCGCATGAAGCGCTCGCCGGCCGACGTCAGCCGTGCGCCGGCCTTGTTGCGCACGAACAGCTGGCGCCCCAGCTGCTGCTCCAGGGTGCGGATGCGGGCGCTGACGGCCGTCTGCGTCACGTGCATGCGTTCGGCGGCCATGATGAAACTGCCACAGGAAGCCACTTCCAGGAAGGTACGCGCTTGATTGATATCCATCAATCCATCATATCAGCTGCCGAGCATCTCAACTGACACGCTCGTAGCCGCCCAGCACGCCCTGCTTCGACAAGACCCATTGCCACAGCTGCAAGTCGCGCGCGCGGAAAGCGCCGGCGCAGGACAGCAGATAGTATGACCACATGCGGTGGAAGCGCTCGCCCAGCTGGCCAGCAAAACGCGGCCACGCCTGCTCAAAGTTCGCATGCCAGGCCATCAGGGTCTTGTCGTAGTCGGCGCCGAAGTTGTGCAAGTCTTCGGCGACGAACAGATCGTCCATGGCGTCGCCGATCTGGCCGATCGACGGCAAGTCGCCATTCGGGAAGATGTATTTGTCGATCCACGGGTCGCACGTGGAATGGCGCTTGTTCTTGCCGATCGTGTGCAGCAGGAACAGGCCGTCATCTTCCAGGCAGCGGTGCGCCACTTCCATGAAGGTGCGGTGATTCTTGTGCCCCACATGCTCGAACATGCCGATGCTGACGATGCGGTCGAATTTTTCATCGGTGTCGCGATAATCCTGCAGGCGGAAGTCCAGCTGCTCGCCGCCCGGCATGCCGCGCGCATAGGCGGCCTGCTCTTGCGAAATCGTCACGCCCACGCACTGCACCTGGTATTTTTCCGCCGCATAGCGCATGAAGCTGCCCCAGCCGCAGCCGATGTCGAGCACGCGCATGCCCGGCTCCAGCCTGAGCTTGCGGCAGATCAGATCGAGCTTGGCTTCCTGCGCCTCGGCCAGGTTGCCCGCATCCTTCCAGTAGCCGCAGGTATATGTCATGCGCGGATCGAGCATGGCCGCATAGAAGGCGTTGCCCAGGTCGTAGTGTTCCTTGCCCACCATCCAGGCGCGCCGCTCCGTCTGCAGGTTGAACAGACGCGCGGTCAGGGTGTGGAAGGCCAGGCGCATGGGGCGCACGTCGTCGGCCACCCTGGCGCGCAGCAGATGGCAAAAGAATTCGTCGAGCTGCTGCGCATCCCAGTCGCCGTCCATGTAGGCTTCACCGAGGCCCAGGTTGCCGCTGGCGAAGGCACGTTCGGGCACACCCCGTTTGCGCAGCTGCATATCCCAGGCGGCGCGGCCATTCAAATGGATGCCGGCCCTGGCCAGCAATCCGGCCGCCTCGCGCGTCAGCCGCGTGTCAAGCCGAAGTTCCGTACTAGCTGCTGGTGCTTGCTGTAACTGTGTCATTTGCTGCGTGTTCATGCCCTGCCGCCTCCAGATGGTTGTCGGTGCTGGCGCCGCGCCAGCCATCAAATTATCCGCCCGCCATCGCCATCTGGATAATGAAACATCGTGGCCATTCATATCAAAATAATTGCTGCAAAATGATTTGAATCAATTAATTTATGGAAATATCTTATACAAGAAGCGCGCCGTAGCATGAAAAAAGCCGCCTGTACGGCGGCTGTTCGGGGCGGGTTAGCGCTACAATCAAAAGTCGTGATTCGATGGATACTTGCTGTAAAAATCGTTATCCCATTTGAAGTTGGTAAATGCCACCGTCATCGAGACGTCGAGCGCTTCGACGAAATGCCAGCAGCCGACGGGCAGGAACAGGATCTCGCCCGGCGCCAGCACGCATTCGCGCACTTGCACGTCGGCCATCAGCGGATAGCGCCGCACATCGATGTCGCGCCCGTCGACGGGGGTAAAACAGTGGCGCTGGTTGTACACGCGCGCCACCTCGCAGGCGGCCATGATGCGCAGCCGCTTGCGCCCTTTGACCTGCGCCATGAAGTTGTTCGTCAGGTCGTGGTGGAACGGCGTCACGGTGCCGGCCGGGCCAAACCATAAAAAACCCGTGGGACCGCCACTCTGCTCCAGGTATTCGGGCAGCTGGCCGATATCGTCCCACAGCTCGCGCAAGGCTTGCCGGTTCTGCGAATTGTTATTCGCCGTCATGTAGAAATCGTTGGTCGCGCCGCTGCCCTCGACCAGGCTGGCGTACTCGCCAAAGGCCATCTTGCGCTTGTGGGCCACGCTGTTCATTTCGTACTGGGCGTCCGCTTCGCGGCCGAACTGCACTTCCACTTCGCGCTGCGCGTAATGCGCGCGGAAATAGGCCGGGCTCCATTTTTCGATGGCGGGCCAGTCGTCCATCATGCCCGTGATGATGACGGGCTGGTTGGTGGAGTAGTACTCGTCGAGGAATTCCTGCGCCGTCAATTTGTCGCGGCGGGGAATCTCGGGTGAACGCAGCTGGTTCAGCTTGCGC is a window of Janthinobacterium rivuli DNA encoding:
- a CDS encoding Bax inhibitor-1/YccA family protein; protein product: MNQNMQRTFDLSGGMQQVRHQVLRNTYWLLALSMIPTVLGAFIGVQMHLPMLTGGMGFIIFMVVAFGFMYAIEKTKNSGLGVAVLLGFTFFMGLMLTPILTRTLGYSNGGMLIMTAFGGTATILAVMATIATVSKRDFSAMGKWLFAGVIVLILASVANIFLGLSALSIVISMVAIAIFSAYILYDVQQIINGGETNYISATLRIYLDVYNIFTSLLSLLGFAGGSRD
- a CDS encoding LysR family transcriptional regulator; protein product: MDINQARTFLEVASCGSFIMAAERMHVTQTAVSARIRTLEQQLGRQLFVRNKAGARLTSAGERFMRHAATMVQVWERARHQVALPPGRDDAISIGCELSLWQPLLGDWLIRMARDCPEIALRAEVDSSARLLDAVHDGSLDLAVLYNPPQRPGLASELLAEEKLVMVTTRDDGQMHADAYVYVDWGPAFAANHQAAYPELSSPPVSISLGPLALVYLLDVGGASYFRIGSAQPYLDAGLLHRVRDAPEFSHSAYAVYAAQRGNPTLDRARACLLEVAERIK
- the cfa gene encoding cyclopropane fatty acyl phospholipid synthase, translating into MTQLQQAPAASTELRLDTRLTREAAGLLARAGIHLNGRAAWDMQLRKRGVPERAFASGNLGLGEAYMDGDWDAQQLDEFFCHLLRARVADDVRPMRLAFHTLTARLFNLQTERRAWMVGKEHYDLGNAFYAAMLDPRMTYTCGYWKDAGNLAEAQEAKLDLICRKLRLEPGMRVLDIGCGWGSFMRYAAEKYQVQCVGVTISQEQAAYARGMPGGEQLDFRLQDYRDTDEKFDRIVSIGMFEHVGHKNHRTFMEVAHRCLEDDGLFLLHTIGKNKRHSTCDPWIDKYIFPNGDLPSIGQIGDAMDDLFVAEDLHNFGADYDKTLMAWHANFEQAWPRFAGQLGERFHRMWSYYLLSCAGAFRARDLQLWQWVLSKQGVLGGYERVS
- a CDS encoding cupin-like domain-containing protein, encoding MAAVSTFGVKHPEQELSREWRSWIAENLMLGSHPSALMPVLQQAGIAEPLARREIELALQSPYLAGAVRLSNRLAKRDWVIDIQRKLNQLRSPEIPRRDKLTAQEFLDEYYSTNQPVIITGMMDDWPAIEKWSPAYFRAHYAQREVEVQFGREADAQYEMNSVAHKRKMAFGEYASLVEGSGATNDFYMTANNNSQNRQALRELWDDIGQLPEYLEQSGGPTGFLWFGPAGTVTPFHHDLTNNFMAQVKGRKRLRIMAACEVARVYNQRHCFTPVDGRDIDVRRYPLMADVQVRECVLAPGEILFLPVGCWHFVEALDVSMTVAFTNFKWDNDFYSKYPSNHDF